GTTGGTAGCATAGGGTTTTCATGTTCGTTAAATTTTCTGCACTTTAGAGTTCTGAACAAGTTTGTCAATTTGCCCATTGGCTACTGAAATTGCAGGATACTGTTTGTATTTGCAAGAGGAGAGGTGGAAGTGATAACAGAGGCCTGATGCATAATCAGTGGTTACAAAGTGTGGATCAGGAGCCTGATGTGATCTCAATGTCTTTCATTCCTATAACTTCACTGTTGAATGGCATCTCAGGAAGTGGATTTTTAAGTCATGCTATAAATCTGTACTTACGCTGTGAGTTAGAGCATCATTTGTTATTTTCTTGCTTCTATCTTGTACGTGATCTAAGTTTTAGACTTCTAGGTAATTGCTAAATGTTACATTTCCATTTAATAGCTGCCTATGGGTAAACAATAAGAGGGAGGAGGGCCTGTTGAGTTCCAGTTAATTTTTCACCTTTATGTGTGGATTTTCTCAAAATAATGATTTTATCAAAATAAGACGTTGGAGTCAGTGGCGGAAAATTACACTGTGTAACTaggtaaatttttttattttttatttttatgtatatatattacatattgaCACTCCTTGATTTCTTTGtgtatttacttctttatattttgacaccccttggtgaaaattctggctccgccactggttggAGTGCCTATTTGAGCCCCTGCTAATTATGCGGCTAAAGGATCATAGCTGATTTTAAATATGTCTGTATTTTCTCAAAATATTAATATGTTGTTCCtggaatattttaaaaaaaatttgcaaaaacgttttcaaaaaaaaaaaggtttaggCTGGCCTGTTTTGGTGTAACTACTATTGCTTGCATTTGAAGGTGTATTTCAAGTGAAATATGGTCCCGAATTCAAGTTGATTCTATTTCGACTCTTCCTTCAAGAAAGACGATCAAACAATTCCCAATCATGGTCCTTGCGGATCGGATCATCCATATAATATACAAAAAGGAACTCCAGATATTTGAGATCTTTCTCTTTGAATAAGATCTCAATTCCAGTGACGGTTTCATTAGATATCTTACAACTAGAATCCCtcttttgtccaaaaaaaaaaaaaaaaaagaaacatgcGGTTTTGTTTCATAGCTAAGAGCTCTTTCTTGGGCTGTGTTCCTATCTATTAATAGGATTTTGGTTTACACGACCTGTTGCGGCAAATGCTTGTCAAAAAGCGTTTGTAACTAGAAATATTACTTTTTACTTTCAGCCACAAATCTTAAACTCTCGTCAACTTATTTTTCAAGTGGAAGTTAATGTCCGCAACTTCAATTTACacaatcttttttcttttaacttGAACTCTAAATAcccttttttaaaagaaaaaattcaaCTCAAATGTTATCCAAACTCTTTTCTCAAGAGTTGTTTTTTCCGATATACTGTTTAATAAAGTAGTTTTAGGGTAATTTCAGAGCAAAAATCTTCTTCCGCGATAAATCTTCAAAAATGTGCAGTTACCTAAACACCTTTTATTTTTGATCTATTTTTTCAAAAGGCTTTCTCCACAAGTTTTGCGAGATGGCTCTTAAGGAATTTGAAAATGTATTAACTTCATGGGATGTTTATTATGTAATTACCTGGAAATCTATGTTCATAATGCTTTACCCTTATATAAAGTGTTGTCTATGCAGATAAACCACCAATTGAAGAGCTTCACCAATTTTTGGAATTTCAGCTGCCAAGGCAGTGGGCACCAGTCTTCAGTGATCTTCCACTTGGTCCACAGAGAAGGAATTTAAATTTTGCATCTTTGCAGTTTAGTTTACTGGGCCCCAGGCTTTACGTGAACACCACTCCTGTGAGCTCCCTTAATTATAACACCTCAATTTTCTATAGACCTACGATGGAGTAAAATTTGGTTATATCCTCCTTGAACTTCTTATGTTGCAGTACCAACTCAATGCAACCGTGTCATATTCCTTAAGTTATTCACCATTAACATTGCATATCACACCTCCCTAAGGAAAAAAACTACTTTTTCTTTGTGGCCTTGGTGTTCCATATGTTCTTCCACACCGTCTTTTTTCCCATCCTTAGCTAACTCCATGTAATATGATCCCACGGTTAAGGCTTCCGTTCTCGACCCTGACTATATAATCTTCTCTTCCAGCTCACCTTACTGGCTATCATAAACGTTCGTCAGGTACTCAATCTCGTCAATTTTCAACCCTAGATGGCTTTAGTGACCCTTATATCCCATGTGATCCCTTGTCACCTTTAATTATCCGTTTTTGATAAGTTAATCTTCTTAAATAATCAGTTACCAAAGTCCCTCTTTCATTCACCACACCGGATTGATGTGTGTATGCATCCTTCAAAGTTATACATCCTTCCTAAAGTATCCTGTTTCTTCTATCAACAATATAATTTATAAACTTCTTCGCTCTCATAATCTATTATGTAACCCTAGTTAGTGGCTATTATCTTTTTCCATAAAGCTTTATCCTCTCAAACAAATCTAACTATTTCCCTGGTAGAACCATCTTAAATGAGGACAATCCAAATCCTAACCCCAAATGAACTGGGAGTCGTTATACTTTTCCGGTCTTCCAAATATAGTTTTTTCCTCCCCCTTCTTTCCTTCCCACAAAAAATCTCATCATTATCTCCAATTTGTTTGCAACAGCTCAAGGAATATAAAACAAAAGACATGCTATCTGTGGGTATGTTAGAGGTAGACATTAGACTGGGACATCTGTTGATTTTCTAGGATTTTGGCTTTTCTGCAAATATTTAATATGGATGATCCCTAGTAATAATGTTTTTCGCGAAGGATGTGAGACGATTACatcttttcttcttcattttaaATAACAATGTGTGCGCCTGTGAATTATTATGGGTTTAGAGCAGCTCGGAGTGCATTGCTAACTGTTTTCGATCCTTACAAAGACTCTTTCTATTAACTTCCATTACAGTTTCTAATTAAGTCCACTGAGCAACATGAGATGGCGGCCCCTCACTAGTTTCTTTGGTCTTGTACCAAATGCCTGGGATCAATAAAGTTAGAATGTTGATTAGTCTGCTGAGTATCTTCTCTCAAGGCGTCCATGTGATTCGTGTTATTCATTGCAGGTTGATGTTGGCAAGAGGCCGGTGACTGGGCTTCGTTTGTACCTTGAAGGTAGGAGGAGTAACCGCTTAGCTGTCCATTTGCAGCATCTTTCATCTCTTCCTAAAATCTTCCAACTTGAAGATGATCCAAATGGCAATTATCGTCGAGAATCATATGATCGCAAATACTATGAAAAAGTTCAATGGAAGAACTTTTCTCATGTCTGCACTGCTCCTGTTGAATCAGATGAAGATCTTAACATAGTTACTGGAGCAAAACTGGAAGTAGGGAACTACGGGTTTAAAAAGGTGCTCTTTCTGAGACTCCATTTCTCGACTGTCATGGGAGCTACTATGGTAAAGCACCCTGAGTGGGATGGTTCCCCTGGGTTGGCCCGCAAATCTGGACTGATATCAACTCTCATTAGCCAGCACTTTACATCAGTACAGAAGCCACCTCCGCAGCCAGCTGATGTGAACATAAATTCTGCCATTTACCCCGGTGGTCCTCCTGTTCCCGTCCAAGCCCCGAAGCTCTTGAAATTTGTCGATACTACTGAGATGACTCGAGGACCACAGGAACCTCCTGGTTATTGGGTTGTTTCAGGTGCAAGGCTTATGGTTGAGAAAGGAAGGATCTTGGTGAGGGTCAAATATTCCTTGCTAACTGTAATACAACCGGATGATGAAATATCAGAGTAGTTGAGGAGATTCTCTTTAAGTTATACTTCACATGCAAACTCTACAGGGAGAAGTGGCAGCATAATTTGTTGCCGATTTTTACGATGTTGAAACACCTGTTGTACAAATTTGGTGAAAGTGCCAAAAAAGGGGATGAAGCAACTCTTCTGTACTAGATATCTGTAATCTTTTTTCTGATATTGTTCTCTTAATGTAAATCATGACAATATTGGTTGTAATATAATTTTCACTTCTCCAAAAATCTCTGTCTTTGCTCACTTTAGTGCTTAACCAATTTGAAAAGTCACAATTGTTTGATTGAGATCAACTCTAGCAAGAATCCAGGGTGCGTGGATAAGAACGTGCGTTTGGCTTGCCAAAATTTGAAGCCAGATGTACTTGTAATTTGTACCAGGAGGCAGGAGATATTGAGCTAACTGCTGAATCGAACTTTTTGATTTTCCTCTTTTGCTTGGTCACGTTATTAATAGAGTTGCTCTTTCTACTCGCATCACAATTCTCACAAGACTGTTAGTGGTAAAATGCTTTATCTATCCCAGATTTATGCATAAAAACATTAGTCATAATCCTGGAATGACTGTTAGTGGTAAAATGTTTTATCTATCCCAGATTTATGCATAAAAACATTAGTCATAATCCTGGAATTTGAATCAAGTGACATAAAACTGATTGAAGTAGGATGAAGTTCATAAGCTCAATAGTCAAAAGACTACGTAAAACACTACATGGTAAAAGAAGCTTACTTCAAAAGAACGACTGAAAACTTAGCCAACTGAACTTCCCAGATCTTGCCCATAACTCACATATTGGAAAAGGCAAGACTAAATAGGGGAACTTAGTCAAATATTTTACACAAAAACAATGAAATGTCACCACACATTTTCCTCCCCAATGTGCAAAGCTTCAGTTTTCGCCCGACTGCTAATTTTACAGGTCAGAGCAGGGAAGAGAGGGCTAAATTGCGCAATTGGTGAACCTTTTTGATGgtcacataattttttttaatgattcATATATATGATAACAACAATAATTAGTCTTTTAGAATCATTACGAGAAGGAAAAACTATGTTCATGGGAAGGCCAATAAACCCTTTCTCTTGGACAAGGCAATGGAGTTGGCTTGGCAATGAAGGTAGGATACTGTTGTCCTGGCATCAAAACTGTATAATCTGACGAATATCGCCTTTGTACCTGCGTAAACAAGACATAATCATTAATTAGATTGGTACTTTGATTTTCATAACTATTTTTTGCTTTTCCCTGTTTCTAATTTACAATTTTCTTTAAAAGTTTCTACACATGGTTGCAGATGATCTCTTTGAGTTGAGTAGTTAGCTCATTCTAGACCTATAAAGATTAAAGCAAGTAGAGTGAAAGATGTTGAACCATAAAGGGATAAATAGGGTTGATATCTCtggaagaaaatagaagaaaagcaCCAGAAAACTTACTAGCAGACTTTCAAGACTCGGAAAAATGAAAGATTTCTATGTAACTTATCAACATTCCttttaagaaaaagaaagaaaaaacaatttAATTCTTGAATGCAGTTGAGGAACTTACCATTTCTGAACTTGCACGTTTCTGAATCGGCCCCAACTCCAAGGAACCGTGTCTACTATCTCGAGGCGAAGAGAAGGGTGGACTAGGCTTGAAAAGATGTTCAAAGATGGCCATGATGAGAAACATGGATATGAGGATAGCTGTAGCAACAAAGCCGAAACAAATGGCATCCATTGATGTCCCAAAGTTCTTCCATTGTCCTCCTCTAGTGACTTGTGTTTGGGAAGGACTAGGTTCTGAACTTGTGTGAATATTGTTCCATGGATTTGATCTTTCTAACCCAAGCTCACTCATATTCATAATCCACTTGTTTCATTGATCAATAACAAAAACAACTATAACTTATCCTCAATACCAGGCTAGTTGGGGTCGGCTGTATGAATCCTCACTGTTCGTGTCAATCCATATAAGCTTATCTCAGTTCAATATTACATAAAATAGAATCAAAACAACAAGCAAAAGCACAAGaagttctctcttttttttttttctttctctactGACATATAAATCTTTGATAGGACAAAATATATAAGTCAAAGAGGTTTAGCTAATGCTAGCATATAATGGCATTTTGTTTGTACATttttaaagggaaaaaaaattatttcatcaTGAGAATTTAGAACTTTTATTCTGTGTGACAAAGctcaagaaaacaacttcatggTAGCAAAAGTTGTGTTAGTAGCTTTGACGTGAAGAGATATCAACAGGTTTATTTTACTTCTGAAAATATCATGATCATGTTTTCTTGTTTTTTATTATACAGAGAAGTAGCTTAATAGAAACTATGACCTTTATAAACATACGGAATCTCAGTTCATCATCAAGCAGTTCTCTTTTGGTTGTACTTATGCTGTTATATATGGATCAGCTTTTTTGAAATAGAAGTTTCTCATTTTGCAACTCTTAAATAATATCACACAACAAGATTCTCAATTATATCATTAAAAATGCAGGTAAGAGATAATATGAAGACAGATTGAAATATAGCAGGGAAAAATTAACAACaaagaatcaagaaaatcatgtgCTCAAAAAATGGAGGAAAAAGGGCATAATTTCAGGCTATTACCTTGAACCTTGCTCTGTGATGTCATCTACTTGGAAATAAGTATGTGATGAATAAACATATGTTTGAAAGATAAATTAAATATCCTGAGAACGGGAAGACCCAATATTAAGAACTTTATATATTCTATAGTTTCATGTGATGGAAGAAACAGACAGACACATGACTCCAATTTTATTGAAGAAACACAGCTCAAACTAGGTAGCTTTATACCTAGCAGCAAACAAATATAAAGACAAAATTATAAGATAATCTTAGTTGCTAGACATTTGTTTGGTTTTAAATAAAGGACTTTTACATTATCAATATATCATAACCGGTTATAGCGGGTTATTTATTATattctttttttcttatttttttaccAAATCAAGATTACTATAGACTTATTTAACGTAACCTGATAATATAAAAAAATTGTTGACTATTAGTGCACAAAAGTTAAACTCCTTatgtttgttttcttttattttacctttctttccttaTGGTGTTTGTTGTACATGATCTTGATGCCAAACTTAATCAGTACTATACTTTTGTTTGAACACTTAGGGAAGCAAACTTAAAGAAAACAAAAAGTGTTGGCCCTCTTTGTCTGCAGAGCCTAAAGCAAAGAGTGTGACCCCTCTTTGATGCTTGCAAAAGCATTCACTTTCAAGATACCATGATTGATGGTTTCCTGTTAGCTAAATACAACCCTATTTTTCACTTCTGAATTAGTAAGTATATTTGAATATAACGTATATACAGTGATAGTGTAAAAAATTTCTTATATCATTAGTATAATTTAACTTATTCTGGCAGGTTGAATGTTTTATTTTCAAGGTGATTAGTTCCACTTAGTATGGATAGTTAtttatatttatcttttaggggaGCTGGTATTGTGAAAAAACTTTTACATTATCAATTTATAGAAGTTAAGCATATTATTAGTTTGTTTGCCCCGATCATGGGTCGATTAAAGTTCCAAGTTGCAAACTCTTACCCTTCTATTGTGACCCCATTGTCTACCAATTAAAGAGGTTGCGAGTAAGCGTAAGCTCTCCTGGAAACTCTTCATTCGCTTCCTGGGAGCTGCATAACACATAACTGAAAGTCGGAGGACCCATACTATATGTCTAATCTTTCGCTCCGAGGGACCGTAGATTGAAAGAGCCTTAATACTAGGTGAAATAGTGCAAGATCTTTGTCAATTTCGATAAATTAAGATGTTCAAAAAAGAAAAGTCatgttttatattttatttacaaTAAGGTGTTTTGACCACAATGGCCCAAATGAGGTTAATTCATATAACtatttaggtcaaatttaataatttatgcttacttaatatcatatctatcttttcttctcaaagtttatcttaatttaaaattgtacaatagaGATTATGGTGGTTTTTACATAAGTGTGGCCAAATTTGGATCAAATTGGTGTGACAATTTAGCAACTCTCTTTTATTTAAGGCG
The sequence above is a segment of the Lycium barbarum isolate Lr01 chromosome 6, ASM1917538v2, whole genome shotgun sequence genome. Coding sequences within it:
- the LOC132598637 gene encoding MACPF domain-containing protein At4g24290, coding for MALKLPAVEAAKVAIQSIGCGYDISLDLRLKYCKSYPNNSRLIEIDEDEGREVVLLGGISIPNVSKSIKCDKGELTRFRSDVLSFQQMSEQFNQEVSVNGKIPSGLFNTMFEFSGSWQRDAAYTKTLAFDGVFITLYSVALEKSQMVLCDYVKKEVPSTWDPAALARFIEKFGTHVIVGIKMGGKDVIYMKQQHSSSLLPADVQKRLKAMADKRFSGPNEQGGIESQQAHQNEKFEIREHRLRFADPNISGSYAHKEDTVCICKRRGGSDNRGLMHNQWLQSVDQEPDVISMSFIPITSLLNGISGSGFLSHAINLYLRYKPPIEELHQFLEFQLPRQWAPVFSDLPLGPQRRNLNFASLQFSLLGPRLYVNTTPVDVGKRPVTGLRLYLEGRRSNRLAVHLQHLSSLPKIFQLEDDPNGNYRRESYDRKYYEKVQWKNFSHVCTAPVESDEDLNIVTGAKLEVGNYGFKKVLFLRLHFSTVMGATMVKHPEWDGSPGLARKSGLISTLISQHFTSVQKPPPQPADVNINSAIYPGGPPVPVQAPKLLKFVDTTEMTRGPQEPPGYWVVSGARLMVEKGRILVRVKYSLLTVIQPDDEISE
- the LOC132598639 gene encoding uncharacterized protein LOC132598639 encodes the protein MNMSELGLERSNPWNNIHTSSEPSPSQTQVTRGGQWKNFGTSMDAICFGFVATAILISMFLIMAIFEHLFKPSPPFSSPRDSRHGSLELGPIQKRASSEMVQRRYSSDYTVLMPGQQYPTFIAKPTPLPCPRERVYWPSHEHSFSFS